The following are encoded together in the Poseidonibacter lekithochrous genome:
- the hemJ gene encoding protoporphyrinogen oxidase HemJ: MEYYSWILTFHVMSFMSWMAMLFYLPRLYVYHVEQKNKKDYTDVVKIQEFKIYKYIGMPAMWATIFSGAVMLYMNPYLLSAEAGGWMHAKLLFAFLLVIYSFSLEKYRKELAVDNFTKSGNFFRAYNEVPTILSLLIVGYVITKTFSILFTVITLALGAFIVYKVLKQTPKDAK, translated from the coding sequence ATGGAATATTATAGTTGGATATTGACATTTCATGTAATGTCATTCATGTCATGGATGGCGATGCTTTTTTACTTACCAAGATTGTATGTTTATCATGTTGAACAAAAGAATAAAAAAGATTACACAGATGTAGTTAAAATCCAAGAATTTAAAATATATAAATACATTGGTATGCCAGCTATGTGGGCTACAATATTTAGTGGTGCTGTTATGTTATATATGAATCCATATTTGTTATCTGCTGAAGCTGGTGGATGGATGCATGCAAAACTTTTATTTGCTTTTCTTCTAGTAATATATTCATTCTCTTTAGAGAAATATAGAAAAGAATTAGCAGTAGATAACTTCACTAAAAGTGGTAATTTCTTTAGAGCATATAATGAAGTTCCAACTATTCTATCTTTATTAATAGTAGGGTATGTTATTACAAAAACATTCTCAATTTTATTTACAGTAATTACCTTAGCACTTGGTGCATTTATTGTATATAAAGTATTAAAACAAACACCGAAAGATGCAAAATGA